A window of Chlorobium phaeobacteroides DSM 266 genomic DNA:
AAAAAATATACCGGGCTGCAATCGACGATTCTGAATCTTCCCGGCGCCGTTCCGCTTGTCAATGATAACGCTGCGGAAAAAGGTGTCGCCGACCGCCTCAGAGGAGCTGTTGTCGATATTTACAAAGAGGCTTATCCCCAGGCTGACGCCGTGATGTTCTGTCGCATTCTTTACTCTGCCAACGAACAGTTAACCGACATGATGTGCAGAAAGGCTTTTGAGGCTCTTTCGGCAGGCGGAAAGCTGATCATTCTTGATATGGTTATCGATGACCCCGAAACGCCTAATTTCGACTACCTTAGCCACTATATTCTTGGCGCAGGAATGCCGTTCTCGGTTCTCGGGTTCAAGCCGCAGTCGGCATACAAGGAGATTCTCGAAGCGATCGGGTTCACCGATGTCCGAATGGTGAGAAAATATGACCAGCTTCTTTGCGAAGCCGTAAAGCCCGCCTGACAATAACTGAAAAGGCAGCCTTCCGGCTGCCTTTTCTTTTTGGTGACGTTTTCCGTCCTTCCGGTCATTTCTCCTGCCGCACGCTCTCTAAAGTTTTTTTGCATCGTCTGATTCCGACGATGGGGGCGAATCTTCCGTTCCGCTCGCAAGTGACGATTATTCGCCCTGACTTTTCGGCCCGTAGAGGTTATATGCCTGACGGCAGATATCTTCGCGGAAATCGGGATGAGCAATTCCTGCAAGACTCAAAGCCCTCTGACGGAGGTTTTTGCCGTGCAGGTTCACGATTCCGTACTCGGTCACAACGTACTGCACATGCGCTCTGGTAGTAACGACTCCCGCGCCGTGCTTGAGCTGGGCTACAATTCTCGATTCGCCTTTTTTTGTGGTAGCAGGCAGGGCTATGATTGGCTTGCCTCCTTCGGATAGCGCCGCGCCGCGAATAAAATCCATCTGGCCGCCGACGCCGGAAAAGTATTTCTGCCCGATCGAGTCCGCACAGACCTGGCCACTCATATCGATTTCAAGCGCGCTGTTGATAGCCGTCACCCTCGGGTTTTTTCTGATCTCACTGGTATCGTTTACGACATCGGAACCAAGCATTTCGACCAGCGGGTTGTCGTTGACAAAATCGTAGAGGCGTTTCGTCCCGACCATAAAGCTCGCGACAATGATCTGGTTGTAAATTTTCTTGTGCCTGCCTGTAATTACCCCTTTTTCGACAAGATCCACCACGCCATCCGAAAACATTTCGGAGTGGACGCCAAGATCCTTATGCCCGCCAAGCGCGGCCAGCGTCGCATCCGGAATGGCCCCGATACCCATTTGCAGCGTAGCTCCGTCCTCAACAATGGATGCGATATGTTTTCCTATCTGCAGCTCCACCTCGCTGAGCTCGTGCCTTGGCGTTTCGGGAAGCTGATCGTCCACGTCAACAAGCGCGTGAATCTTGCTGACATGCAGCATTCCTTGTCCGTGAGTTCGAGGCATATGCGGATTTACCTGCGCAATTACGTAACGAGCCGTCTGGACTGCGGCAAGCGCTGCATCTACCGACACGCCAAGCGAACAGTATCCGTGGCGATCCGGCGGCGAAACATGAACAAGGGCAACGTCAAGGGGGAGAATCCCGTTGTAGAACATTGAGGGAACATCGCTGAGAAAAATCGGTATGGCGTCAGATAACCCGTCCTGTACCGATTTGCGAACATTACGCCCGACAAAAAAGGCGTTAAGCCTGAAACTTTTCTGGTATTCGGGGAGCACATAGTCGGCGGCCCCTTCTGTATGAAGACTGACTATCTCAACGTTTCGTAATTCGTCAGCCCTCCTCACCATCGCGTCAATGAGCCTATGAGGGGTTGCTGCCGCTGTATGGAGAAAAACCCTGTTGCCTGACTTAATGACAGAAACTGCCTCATCTGCTGAAATCGTCCGGTAATGCATAAAACACTTTGATTAGTAAACGGGACTTGTCATGTCCCGTTATTTTTTCTTCGAAGAT
This region includes:
- a CDS encoding acetyl-CoA hydrolase/transferase family protein, with the translated sequence MHYRTISADEAVSVIKSGNRVFLHTAAATPHRLIDAMVRRADELRNVEIVSLHTEGAADYVLPEYQKSFRLNAFFVGRNVRKSVQDGLSDAIPIFLSDVPSMFYNGILPLDVALVHVSPPDRHGYCSLGVSVDAALAAVQTARYVIAQVNPHMPRTHGQGMLHVSKIHALVDVDDQLPETPRHELSEVELQIGKHIASIVEDGATLQMGIGAIPDATLAALGGHKDLGVHSEMFSDGVVDLVEKGVITGRHKKIYNQIIVASFMVGTKRLYDFVNDNPLVEMLGSDVVNDTSEIRKNPRVTAINSALEIDMSGQVCADSIGQKYFSGVGGQMDFIRGAALSEGGKPIIALPATTKKGESRIVAQLKHGAGVVTTRAHVQYVVTEYGIVNLHGKNLRQRALSLAGIAHPDFREDICRQAYNLYGPKSQGE